Proteins co-encoded in one Sulfurimonas sp. HSL1-2 genomic window:
- a CDS encoding FAD/NAD(P)-binding oxidoreductase, which produces MKFSRRDALKFGGALAAAVASAGVAEAAETVPKSQPADGPATLPKPKGTRVVVVGGGWSGLSLAKYTKLFAPAADVVLVEQRDVFISCPVSNMWLVDKVDLEFITHDYYQAAQQHGYTYFHAAATGVDKARNTLHTTMGDIAYDYLVLAPGIDYDYSFWTNDPQLENRLRQEYPAAFRPGSEHMTLKRKIHAFEGGTFLMTVPGGNYRCLPAPYERACLIADYFKHNGIKGKVLLLDENNDITIKAHGFHTAFEELYKEYIVYEPNAVIEAIDLDKKQVKTEFDTFTFDDASFYPHVRGGKLLEVCGVAKDTVYNRLEGDIDPMTYEVRGHPNIYVTGDARPTGFSKSGNTSLSEGQNVAKMLAAKINKQVPLKWMSPVTLCISAVSAYPEHGIFIHSEYAYNPKRKQFEFATPVTDEHWKGEEGLENARNIYGWAEACYIDMFGAAKSS; this is translated from the coding sequence ATGAAATTTTCCCGCAGAGACGCCCTGAAATTCGGCGGAGCCCTTGCCGCCGCCGTCGCATCCGCCGGAGTCGCCGAAGCCGCCGAAACCGTCCCGAAAAGCCAGCCGGCCGACGGACCGGCCACGCTGCCGAAGCCCAAAGGGACGCGTGTCGTCGTCGTCGGCGGTGGCTGGTCCGGGCTCAGCCTGGCCAAGTACACCAAGCTCTTCGCCCCCGCGGCCGACGTCGTCCTCGTCGAACAGCGCGACGTCTTCATCTCCTGCCCCGTCAGCAACATGTGGCTGGTGGACAAGGTCGACCTGGAGTTTATCACCCATGATTACTACCAGGCAGCACAACAGCACGGCTACACCTACTTCCATGCCGCCGCGACGGGCGTGGATAAAGCCCGCAACACCCTGCACACCACCATGGGCGACATCGCCTACGACTACCTCGTACTCGCACCCGGCATCGACTACGACTACTCCTTCTGGACCAATGACCCACAGTTGGAGAACCGCCTGCGCCAGGAGTACCCGGCCGCCTTCCGTCCCGGCTCGGAGCATATGACCCTCAAACGCAAGATCCATGCCTTCGAGGGAGGGACCTTCCTCATGACCGTCCCCGGCGGTAACTACCGCTGCCTGCCCGCGCCCTACGAACGCGCCTGCCTCATTGCGGACTACTTCAAGCACAACGGGATCAAGGGCAAAGTCCTTCTGCTCGACGAGAACAACGACATCACGATCAAGGCCCACGGTTTCCACACGGCGTTCGAAGAGCTCTACAAGGAGTACATCGTCTACGAACCCAACGCCGTCATCGAGGCGATCGATCTCGACAAGAAGCAGGTCAAAACCGAGTTCGACACCTTCACATTCGACGACGCCTCCTTCTATCCCCATGTGCGGGGAGGGAAACTCCTGGAGGTGTGCGGGGTCGCCAAAGACACCGTCTACAACCGTCTCGAGGGGGACATCGATCCGATGACCTATGAGGTCCGCGGCCATCCCAACATCTACGTCACCGGCGACGCACGCCCCACCGGCTTCTCAAAGTCGGGGAACACCTCGCTCAGCGAAGGGCAGAACGTCGCGAAGATGCTCGCCGCGAAGATCAACAAACAGGTCCCCCTGAAGTGGATGTCGCCGGTCACGCTCTGCATCTCCGCCGTTTCCGCCTATCCCGAGCACGGCATCTTCATCCACTCCGAATACGCCTACAACCCGAAACGCAAACAGTTCGAGTTTGCCACCCCGGTCACCGATGAACATTGGAAAGGCGAAGAGGGGCTGGAGAACGCCCGGAACATCTACGGATGGGCCGAGGCCTGCTACATCGATATGTTCGGGGCCGCCAAAAGTTCATGA
- a CDS encoding PatB family C-S lyase: MSIFDRVTVRSGGNAEKYALRQKLFGTEDVLPMWVADMDIETPLCVRTAVMKRAEHPVYGYEEMPRSAFEAQCTWMATRHGVTMAPEELFFSHSVVASISAAIAAFTDPGDEVVVQPPIYPPFVSTVRHRGRRVLSNPLRQDEEGIYRFDLEGLEQQITPKTKLLLLCSPHNPVGRVWECTELEALAEICLRHGITVFADEIHSDLVFAGHKHTPFVSLGEAVRRITVTAIGPGKTFNVAGLAVSTVAITDTALRERFKAVYDTIHFAQGTVFGHAGFEAAYREGAAWLEALLGHLQGNIDRLADLTARFETIAFRPPEGTYLAWLDCRRMGFESDKALREFFIREARLGLSPGISFGREGSGFMRLNFAVPTPTMDEALYRLEGALQRL; the protein is encoded by the coding sequence ATGTCGATCTTTGACCGCGTCACGGTGCGCAGCGGCGGCAACGCCGAGAAGTACGCGCTGCGCCAAAAGCTTTTCGGGACGGAAGACGTCCTGCCGATGTGGGTGGCCGATATGGATATCGAGACCCCCCTGTGCGTACGTACTGCCGTGATGAAGCGGGCGGAGCACCCCGTCTACGGGTATGAAGAGATGCCCCGCAGCGCCTTTGAAGCCCAGTGTACATGGATGGCAACCCGCCACGGCGTGACCATGGCGCCGGAGGAGCTTTTCTTTTCGCACTCCGTCGTCGCGTCCATCTCCGCCGCCATCGCCGCGTTTACCGACCCCGGGGACGAGGTTGTCGTGCAGCCCCCGATCTACCCTCCCTTCGTCAGTACGGTACGGCACAGAGGCCGAAGGGTGCTTTCTAACCCGCTGCGGCAGGATGAAGAGGGGATCTACCGTTTTGACCTGGAGGGGCTTGAGCAACAGATCACGCCGAAGACGAAGCTGCTGCTGCTCTGTTCGCCCCATAACCCCGTAGGCCGGGTCTGGGAGTGTACGGAACTCGAAGCGCTTGCCGAGATCTGTCTGCGCCACGGCATCACGGTCTTTGCCGACGAGATCCATTCGGACCTGGTCTTTGCCGGGCATAAGCATACGCCCTTTGTCTCGCTGGGAGAGGCAGTCAGGAGGATCACGGTGACGGCAATCGGCCCGGGCAAGACCTTCAACGTCGCAGGCCTGGCCGTGTCGACCGTGGCGATAACGGACACGGCGCTGCGGGAGAGGTTCAAAGCGGTCTACGACACGATCCATTTTGCCCAGGGAACGGTGTTCGGTCATGCCGGCTTCGAAGCCGCTTACCGGGAGGGAGCGGCATGGCTGGAAGCGCTGCTGGGGCACCTTCAAGGCAATATCGACAGGCTCGCCGATCTCACTGCGCGCTTTGAGACGATCGCTTTCCGGCCGCCCGAGGGGACCTACCTCGCCTGGCTGGACTGCCGGCGGATGGGTTTTGAGTCCGATAAGGCCCTGCGGGAGTTTTTTATCAGGGAAGCACGTCTCGGCCTCAGCCCGGGGATCTCATTCGGCAGGGAAGGGAGCGGTTTTATGCGGCTCAATTTCGCCGTCCCGACGCCGACGATGGACGAGGCGCTGTATCGTCTGGAAGGTGCACTGCAACGGCTTTAG
- a CDS encoding MlaD family protein, which yields MNAKTNETIVGIFVLLSLALMAFFVIWMLQPAKKDELQSYRIEFGESVSGLNVDSPVKFRGVTVGKVRAIRISPNNIEKIEVLIDVWKTTPVKTDTIAMLKSQGITGLSYVDLSRGSEAAPLLQPKGKESVPTIPFEPSFFVTLERTFGSASDNISELLLRLKELIGEQNQAEVSRLLYHSANVAEKLDAGLTTERFAHLDDTVRKLGRLAADLDARTKGLPQLLQSGDAAMGQAKVSLASLQESFASMAETLRVINARNKNGDYSIKETMGPGMAQFEVTMRQMEQSLVLLNQMLLRYGENPSDMLFEHQPPQVGPGEAK from the coding sequence GTGAACGCCAAAACGAACGAGACGATCGTCGGTATCTTTGTCCTGCTCTCCTTGGCGCTGATGGCCTTTTTTGTCATCTGGATGCTGCAGCCGGCCAAGAAGGATGAGCTGCAGAGCTACCGCATCGAGTTCGGCGAATCGGTCTCAGGGCTTAACGTCGATTCGCCCGTCAAGTTCCGCGGCGTCACGGTGGGAAAAGTACGCGCCATCCGCATCAGTCCCAACAATATCGAGAAGATCGAGGTCCTGATCGACGTATGGAAAACGACCCCGGTGAAAACGGATACGATTGCCATGCTCAAATCGCAGGGGATCACGGGGCTGAGCTACGTCGACCTGAGCCGCGGGAGCGAGGCGGCCCCGCTGCTGCAGCCCAAAGGCAAAGAGAGCGTTCCGACAATCCCTTTTGAACCCTCGTTCTTCGTCACGCTCGAGCGTACGTTCGGATCGGCCTCTGACAACATTTCCGAGCTTCTGCTGCGCCTCAAAGAGCTGATCGGCGAGCAGAACCAGGCCGAGGTCTCCCGCCTGCTCTATCACAGCGCCAATGTCGCGGAGAAGCTTGATGCGGGGCTCACCACGGAACGGTTCGCCCATCTGGACGATACGGTCCGGAAGCTGGGCCGGCTGGCGGCGGATCTCGATGCCCGGACGAAGGGACTCCCGCAGCTGCTGCAGAGCGGCGATGCCGCGATGGGGCAGGCCAAGGTCTCGCTTGCCTCCCTGCAGGAGAGTTTTGCCTCCATGGCCGAAACGCTGCGGGTGATCAACGCCCGCAACAAGAACGGCGATTACAGTATCAAAGAGACGATGGGACCGGGCATGGCACAGTTTGAAGTGACGATGCGGCAGATGGAGCAGAGCCTCGTGCTGCTTAACCAGATGCTGCTGCGCTACGGTGAGAACCCCTCGGATATGCTCTTTGAACATCAACCGCCGCAGGTGGGACCGGGAGAAGCGAAATGA
- a CDS encoding ATP-binding cassette domain-containing protein — MRPVIEVEKVVTRFGERLVHDEVSLHINAGEIYGFLGPSGCGKSTLMREIILLEPLQSGTIRLFGEPLNTLSFEAAQALRRKWGVLFQSNALFTSLNVAENISVMLREYTALPAGVIDEIVAFKLDIVGLTPKEGKLYPSQLSGGMKKKVALARALALDPPLLFLDEPTSGLDPVSAREFDALILKLRDMLQLTVVMVTHDLASIETVLDRMAIIDERRIAAEGTLSEVKRVASPFIRTFFGGDVS; from the coding sequence ATGCGGCCGGTGATCGAGGTTGAAAAGGTTGTCACGCGTTTCGGGGAGCGGCTGGTGCACGACGAAGTGTCTCTGCATATCAACGCGGGCGAGATCTACGGCTTTCTCGGTCCCAGCGGCTGCGGAAAATCGACGCTGATGCGCGAGATCATTCTGCTTGAACCGCTCCAGAGCGGGACCATCCGTCTTTTCGGCGAACCGCTGAACACGCTCTCTTTCGAGGCGGCACAGGCCCTGCGGCGCAAATGGGGGGTGCTCTTCCAGTCCAACGCCCTCTTTACCTCGCTCAACGTTGCCGAAAACATCTCCGTCATGCTCAGAGAGTATACGGCGCTGCCGGCGGGGGTGATCGACGAGATCGTCGCCTTCAAACTGGATATCGTGGGGCTGACGCCCAAAGAGGGGAAGCTCTACCCCTCCCAGCTCAGCGGCGGCATGAAAAAGAAGGTGGCCCTGGCACGGGCCCTGGCCCTCGATCCGCCGCTGCTCTTCCTGGATGAACCGACCTCGGGCCTCGACCCCGTTTCGGCCCGGGAGTTCGATGCGCTGATTCTCAAGCTCCGGGACATGCTACAATTAACCGTAGTAATGGTGACCCACGACCTCGCCTCGATCGAAACGGTGCTCGACCGGATGGCGATCATCGACGAGCGGCGTATCGCCGCCGAGGGGACCCTTTCGGAGGTCAAGCGGGTCGCGAGCCCGTTCATCCGTACTTTTTTTGGAGGTGACGTATCGTGA
- a CDS encoding MlaE family lipid ABC transporter permease subunit, with protein MAQLRIEETGRGMTVYCSGLWQATALDEVAGTVRESLAPLRSYEITFELSGVERIDSAGALLLQHTQRRLEAGGNLVKIQGADDDSARMLEMVRQYSHPGTDFAVASPGFLAQTGRQTAEVLANGMGITAFVGRTFKALVNLLFLRVGFRYKETGYQMMESAIKALGIIALTMFLVGVVVAYQSAVQLKTYGANIFIVDALGISILRELAPMLTAIVVAGRSGSSYAAQIGVMKMTEEIDAMRTMGFDPFAFLVLPRLFALIIMMPILIFFADAFGMLGGMLIAHTELGLSVTLFTDRFTEAVALKHFWVGLVKGPFFAVLIASIGIYRGMQVKNDTESIGINTTKSVVEAIFAVIICDALFSIVFTKLGF; from the coding sequence ATGGCGCAGCTGCGGATCGAAGAGACCGGACGCGGGATGACGGTATACTGCAGCGGCCTGTGGCAGGCCACGGCGCTCGATGAGGTCGCCGGAACCGTCCGGGAGTCGCTTGCCCCGCTGCGGAGTTACGAAATCACTTTTGAGCTTTCGGGAGTCGAACGGATCGATTCGGCGGGGGCGTTGCTGCTGCAGCATACGCAGCGCCGACTGGAAGCCGGGGGTAACCTGGTCAAGATACAGGGGGCCGATGACGACAGTGCCCGGATGCTGGAGATGGTGCGCCAGTACAGCCATCCCGGGACGGATTTCGCGGTAGCCTCCCCGGGCTTCCTGGCGCAGACCGGGAGGCAGACGGCCGAAGTCCTTGCCAACGGCATGGGCATCACCGCCTTCGTCGGGCGGACGTTCAAGGCACTTGTGAACCTGCTCTTCCTGCGGGTGGGATTCCGTTACAAAGAGACCGGCTACCAGATGATGGAGAGCGCCATCAAGGCCCTGGGCATTATTGCGCTGACGATGTTCCTGGTGGGGGTCGTCGTCGCCTACCAGTCGGCCGTCCAGCTCAAAACCTACGGGGCGAACATCTTCATCGTCGATGCGCTGGGGATCTCGATCCTGCGCGAACTCGCCCCGATGCTGACGGCCATCGTCGTCGCCGGCCGAAGCGGTTCCTCCTATGCCGCGCAGATCGGGGTCATGAAGATGACCGAGGAGATCGACGCGATGCGGACGATGGGCTTCGACCCCTTTGCCTTCCTGGTCCTGCCGCGGCTTTTCGCCCTGATCATCATGATGCCCATCCTCATCTTCTTCGCCGATGCCTTCGGTATGCTAGGAGGCATGCTGATCGCCCATACGGAGCTGGGCCTCTCCGTCACCCTCTTTACCGACCGCTTTACCGAAGCCGTGGCCCTCAAGCACTTCTGGGTCGGACTGGTCAAGGGGCCTTTCTTCGCGGTCCTCATCGCCTCGATCGGGATCTACCGCGGGATGCAGGTCAAAAATGACACGGAGAGTATCGGGATCAACACGACCAAAAGCGTCGTCGAGGCGATCTTCGCCGTGATCATCTGCGATGCGCTCTTCTCCATCGTCTTCACAAAGCTGGGGTTCTGA
- a CDS encoding ABC-type transport auxiliary lipoprotein family protein: protein MKWITAIVVAVLIGGCSLTREAPPVQSYRLDGGETISAERAEGCRERVIRIALIEAPQWLEGTAIHYAGTDHRFYRYTLSRWEQSPVQQIQQLIEKSVIESGLFQGVVPYKSLAKNDWLLEVRIEQMLQTIDSKGAGETDLMLYAVLVDQYSRRILAQKTFSYRQQDADAGAQSAVRGWSEGVTAFKSALIAWLAAQCETQARIDRSDVDL, encoded by the coding sequence ATGAAATGGATAACAGCGATAGTCGTCGCGGTATTGATCGGCGGCTGCAGCCTGACGCGGGAAGCGCCGCCGGTGCAGAGCTACCGGCTTGACGGCGGGGAGACGATCAGCGCGGAGCGTGCGGAGGGATGCAGGGAGCGTGTCATCCGCATCGCCCTCATCGAAGCCCCGCAGTGGCTGGAAGGCACGGCGATCCATTACGCCGGGACGGACCACCGTTTCTACCGCTATACCCTCTCGCGCTGGGAGCAGTCCCCGGTGCAGCAGATCCAGCAGCTGATCGAAAAGAGCGTCATCGAAAGCGGCCTGTTCCAGGGGGTGGTTCCGTACAAATCCCTGGCCAAGAACGACTGGCTGCTTGAAGTCCGTATCGAACAGATGCTGCAGACGATCGACAGTAAGGGGGCAGGTGAAACAGACCTGATGCTTTACGCGGTCCTGGTGGACCAGTACAGCCGTCGGATCCTCGCGCAAAAGACGTTCAGCTACCGGCAGCAGGACGCCGACGCCGGTGCACAGAGTGCGGTACGCGGATGGAGCGAGGGTGTCACTGCTTTCAAATCGGCGCTGATTGCGTGGCTGGCAGCGCAGTGCGAGACACAGGCAAGGATTGACCGCAGCGATGTCGATCTTTGA
- a CDS encoding Sir2 family NAD-dependent protein deacetylase, translating to MKKVMILSGAGLSAESGLRTFRDHDGMWEEYDVMQVCSTRGWEADRGLVTRFYNARRHDLEDKQPNAMHRAIAELQRRYPGQIWNLTQNVDDLLERAGCDEVLHLHGTLRDLRCESCGHVWDIGYDEQTEADCCPRCESADVRHNVVMFGESAPMYRKIYEAVNDAELFIAIGTSGQVIDIVPIAREFAHSVLVNPKREEYVTMFGSFEQTIDAFFTDFLQMGAVAAAAPLTEIVERFMHDNA from the coding sequence ATGAAAAAAGTGATGATCCTGAGCGGCGCCGGTCTCAGTGCCGAGAGCGGTCTGCGGACCTTCCGCGACCATGACGGGATGTGGGAGGAGTATGACGTCATGCAGGTCTGCTCGACCCGCGGATGGGAAGCGGACCGCGGCCTGGTGACCCGTTTTTACAATGCCCGCCGCCACGATCTCGAGGACAAGCAGCCCAACGCGATGCACCGGGCCATCGCCGAATTGCAGCGGCGCTACCCCGGGCAGATCTGGAATCTGACGCAGAACGTCGATGACCTGCTGGAACGGGCGGGATGCGATGAGGTGCTGCACCTGCACGGGACGCTTCGGGACCTGCGCTGCGAAAGCTGCGGGCACGTCTGGGACATCGGGTATGATGAGCAGACGGAAGCGGACTGCTGCCCGCGCTGCGAGAGTGCCGATGTCCGCCACAACGTCGTCATGTTCGGCGAAAGCGCACCGATGTACCGCAAAATTTACGAAGCGGTGAACGATGCGGAGCTCTTCATTGCCATCGGCACCAGCGGCCAGGTGATCGATATCGTCCCCATCGCCCGGGAGTTCGCACACTCCGTCCTGGTCAACCCGAAGCGGGAGGAGTACGTGACGATGTTCGGTTCCTTCGAGCAGACCATCGATGCGTTCTTTACCGACTTTCTCCAGATGGGCGCCGTGGCGGCCGCCGCACCGCTGACGGAGATAGTAGAACGTTT
- the argC gene encoding N-acetyl-gamma-glutamyl-phosphate reductase translates to MIKVAVIGASGYTGIELIKMLITHPRFELAYVATSEGGVSLTELHPSLAGVYECDVLKADADAVAGAAELAFLALPHKTAMGFVKALRERGVKVVDLSADYRLKRETYEAHYVPHIDPENLEHAVYGLPELFRSAIKKADLVANPGCYPTATILGALPFMRYMQPGSPLIVDAKSGVSGAGKKCTESTHFVTINDNAFAYNPLGHRHGPEIAEKLALEEGQVHFVPHLLGVTRGMLSSVYMQVTGSFEPLEVLQAYYADEPNVRVRTEPVSMKQVAGTNFCDVFAKRSGDTLFITSAIDNLLRGASSQAVVNANLMMGLDENTGIPTIAYVP, encoded by the coding sequence ATGATTAAAGTCGCGGTCATCGGGGCCAGCGGCTATACCGGGATCGAACTGATCAAAATGCTCATCACGCACCCGCGGTTCGAGCTGGCCTATGTCGCCACGAGCGAAGGCGGCGTCAGCCTGACCGAACTGCACCCCTCGCTGGCGGGCGTCTACGAGTGCGATGTCCTCAAGGCCGATGCCGACGCCGTTGCCGGAGCGGCGGAGCTGGCCTTCCTGGCCCTCCCGCACAAAACGGCGATGGGTTTCGTGAAAGCGCTGCGGGAGCGCGGCGTCAAAGTCGTCGACCTCTCCGCCGATTACCGCCTCAAGCGCGAGACCTATGAGGCGCACTATGTTCCCCATATCGATCCGGAGAACCTTGAGCATGCCGTGTACGGACTGCCGGAACTTTTCCGCAGCGCGATCAAAAAGGCCGACCTCGTGGCAAACCCGGGCTGCTACCCGACCGCGACGATCCTCGGGGCGCTCCCCTTTATGCGTTACATGCAGCCGGGTTCGCCGCTGATCGTGGATGCCAAGAGCGGGGTCAGCGGCGCCGGCAAGAAGTGTACGGAGAGTACCCACTTCGTGACGATCAACGACAACGCCTTCGCCTACAATCCGCTGGGGCACCGCCACGGGCCGGAGATCGCCGAGAAGCTTGCCCTCGAGGAGGGACAGGTCCATTTCGTGCCCCATCTGCTCGGGGTGACCCGGGGGATGCTCAGCTCCGTCTACATGCAGGTCACGGGGAGTTTCGAGCCGCTGGAAGTACTTCAGGCCTACTATGCGGACGAACCGAACGTGCGTGTGCGGACTGAACCGGTCTCGATGAAACAGGTTGCCGGGACCAACTTCTGCGACGTCTTCGCCAAGCGCAGCGGCGATACGCTCTTTATCACCTCGGCCATCGACAACCTGCTCCGGGGGGCGAGTTCGCAGGCCGTCGTCAACGCCAACCTGATGATGGGGCTGGACGAAAACACGGGGATCCCGACCATCGCCTATGTCCCGTAA
- a CDS encoding metallophosphoesterase, with the protein MSRNPYEVLPGALLISDAHYAETRPQLLSLLQAIDTGKLDAPQLLLMGDIFDLLFGQIAVTHVMNAEAVATLQRISRRIPVLYLEGNHDYNLAGLFPDATVVPLSRQPFACRCGERTLLLAHGDFNQPWQYNLYTALIRNGVILHLLGWINRLTGNGIIAKLEAHLNRKNHCHAMTDYEGFVRRHLAPLALAGTDVFIEGHYHQGMAYDFEGLRYFNPDAFACNLRYAIVRNDQNGFTLQTREWKDG; encoded by the coding sequence ATGTCCCGTAACCCCTACGAGGTGCTGCCCGGTGCGCTGCTGATCAGCGACGCCCACTACGCCGAAACGCGCCCGCAGCTGCTCTCCTTGCTGCAGGCGATCGACACGGGGAAGCTTGACGCACCGCAGCTCCTGCTGATGGGAGATATTTTCGACCTGCTTTTCGGGCAGATCGCAGTGACCCATGTCATGAATGCCGAAGCCGTTGCTACGCTGCAGCGTATCAGCCGCCGCATCCCCGTCCTCTACCTCGAAGGCAATCACGACTACAACCTCGCCGGACTTTTTCCGGATGCCACCGTCGTACCGCTGTCGCGTCAGCCCTTTGCGTGCCGATGCGGAGAACGCACACTGCTGCTGGCGCACGGGGATTTCAACCAGCCGTGGCAGTACAACCTCTATACGGCACTGATCCGCAACGGCGTCATTCTGCACCTGCTGGGCTGGATCAACCGCCTGACCGGGAACGGCATCATCGCGAAACTCGAGGCGCACCTGAACAGGAAAAACCACTGCCACGCCATGACGGACTATGAAGGGTTCGTACGGCGCCATCTCGCCCCGCTGGCACTTGCGGGTACCGATGTCTTTATCGAGGGGCACTACCACCAGGGGATGGCCTACGACTTTGAAGGTCTGCGCTATTTCAATCCTGACGCATTTGCCTGTAATCTTCGCTATGCTATCGTTAGAAACGACCAAAACGGGTTTACCCTGCAGACGCGGGAGTGGAAGGACGGTTAA
- the greA gene encoding transcription elongation factor GreA — translation MSQAQPMTRFGYEKLQAEVNHLKTVERPAIVKAIEEAVALGDLKENAEYHAAKERQGQIDDRLNELSALLGNAQIVDPSTLEHSRVSFGSTVVLCDMDTDEEVTYTIVGGCESNPQLGLISFASPLAKQLLGKEEGDELKAKLPGGMKAFEVIEVKYQEIVFECHD, via the coding sequence TTGAGCCAGGCACAACCGATGACCCGTTTCGGATACGAAAAACTGCAAGCGGAGGTCAATCATCTCAAAACGGTCGAACGCCCGGCCATCGTCAAGGCGATTGAAGAGGCCGTGGCGCTGGGGGACCTGAAGGAGAATGCGGAGTACCATGCCGCCAAGGAGCGCCAGGGACAGATCGACGACCGCCTGAACGAACTGTCAGCGCTGCTGGGCAATGCGCAGATCGTTGACCCTTCCACCCTGGAACACAGCCGCGTCAGTTTCGGCTCGACGGTCGTACTGTGCGACATGGATACGGATGAAGAGGTGACCTATACCATCGTCGGCGGCTGCGAAAGCAATCCGCAGCTGGGGCTGATCTCGTTCGCGTCGCCGCTGGCCAAGCAGCTGCTGGGCAAAGAGGAGGGCGACGAGCTCAAGGCCAAGCTGCCCGGCGGCATGAAAGCGTTCGAAGTCATCGAAGTAAAATACCAGGAGATTGTTTTTGAGTGCCATGATTAA
- a CDS encoding AEC family transporter, giving the protein MDIYVNTLSSMLVLTCIILLVASLRRFGMFSPDNGTLFASLITQLTLPALIFYALSHAALEWKYLLVTGLMLAGELLLFALAWGAGKVMGLSAPKTGSFILAAVFGSSALLGYALVAEVFGKNAEAMAEASLVSELGVGLPLFTLGAMIAMHYGSKKEPGSGTAGAAAFFRSPIFIAIVAGSAWSIAGLSVTGMVAGPLFDAVQIVAKANTLLVTLLVGVTLGFDRLREIAGIAAVVLLLKLVASPLLIALPAHYFALEPWQLQVLVIESAMPSAMLSVAFAKRYGCDVPLASKLVFATLLGSMVTVTVMMRLLA; this is encoded by the coding sequence ATGGATATTTATGTGAACACGTTGAGCTCGATGCTGGTGCTCACCTGTATCATTCTGCTCGTCGCTTCCCTGCGCCGTTTTGGCATGTTCAGTCCCGATAACGGCACGCTGTTTGCCTCCCTGATCACGCAGCTGACGCTGCCGGCCCTGATCTTCTATGCGCTTTCGCATGCTGCGCTGGAGTGGAAATACCTGCTTGTCACGGGCCTGATGCTGGCGGGGGAACTGCTTCTTTTCGCGCTGGCGTGGGGTGCGGGAAAAGTGATGGGGCTCTCCGCGCCGAAAACGGGCAGTTTTATCCTTGCAGCCGTCTTCGGGAGTTCGGCGCTGCTGGGGTATGCCCTGGTGGCGGAGGTCTTTGGGAAAAATGCGGAGGCAATGGCCGAAGCGTCGCTGGTCTCGGAGCTGGGGGTCGGGTTGCCGCTGTTTACGCTGGGGGCGATGATCGCCATGCACTACGGCAGCAAAAAAGAGCCGGGGTCTGGGACGGCCGGGGCGGCGGCCTTTTTCCGCTCGCCGATATTCATTGCCATTGTGGCGGGGAGTGCCTGGAGCATTGCCGGGCTGTCCGTGACCGGCATGGTGGCCGGACCGCTCTTCGACGCGGTGCAGATCGTCGCGAAGGCCAATACGCTGCTGGTGACCCTGCTTGTCGGGGTCACGCTCGGTTTCGACCGCCTCAGAGAGATCGCCGGTATTGCTGCGGTCGTGCTTCTCCTGAAGCTGGTCGCTTCCCCCCTCCTTATCGCATTGCCGGCCCACTATTTTGCGCTGGAACCGTGGCAGCTCCAGGTGCTGGTCATCGAATCCGCCATGCCTTCGGCCATGCTGAGCGTTGCTTTCGCCAAACGCTACGGCTGTGACGTGCCGCTCGCGTCAAAGCTGGTATTTGCCACCCTGCTCGGCAGTATGGTGACGGTGACGGTTATGATGCGCCTGCTGGCATAG